A single Hippopotamus amphibius kiboko isolate mHipAmp2 chromosome 5, mHipAmp2.hap2, whole genome shotgun sequence DNA region contains:
- the FAS gene encoding tumor necrosis factor receptor superfamily member 6 isoform X1 — MSEIWVLLPLIFTFIAGPLSAGGNVHMADSDSELLKLTKNITNTKSCDEGMHREHEFCCQPCSPGERKKEDCDINGGAPKCELCSEGEEYTDTNHHSYKCRRCGVCDGEHGLEVEKTCTRKQNTKCRCKPNFFCNVSLCEHCNPCTTCEHGIIEKCTPTSNTKCREGSRSNLHSLWALLILIPVSAVIYREVKRRHRSKKMGHQKSTASDTEIMTVNFSDIDLGKHIISIAEQMKITEVKEFVRKNGMEETKIDEIKHDNPQDTAEQKVQLLRNWYQSHGKKDAYGTLIKSLRRAKLHALAERIQDIVQKDITNERENANLHNENESLV; from the exons ATATTTACCTTTATTGCTGGACCGTTGTCTGCAGGTGGTAACGTCCATATGGCTGATAGCGACTCTGAGTTGCTGAAACTGACAAAGAATATTACTAACACAAAGAGCTGCGATGAAGGCATGCATCGTGAGCATGAATTTTGTTGTCAGCCATGTTCTCCTG GTGAACGGAAAAAAGAAGATTGTGACATCAATGGGGGCGCACCAAAATGTGAGCTCTGCTCGGAGGGGGAGGAGTACACAGACACGAACCATCATTCTTATAAATGCAGAAGATGTGGAGTTTGTGATGGAGAACATG GCCTGGAAGTGGAAAAAACCTGTACCAGGAAACAGAATACCAAGTGCAGATGTAAACCAAACTTTTTTTGTAACGTTTCCCTGTGCGAACACTGTAACCCTTGCACCAC GTGTGAACATGGAATCATTGAGAAATGCACACCAACCAGCAACACCAAGTGCAGAGAag GATCCAGATCCAACTTACACAGTTTATGGGCCCTCCTGATCCTCATTCCAGTATCTGCAGTAATATACAGGG AGGTGAAAAGACGGCACAGGAGTAAAAAGATGGGTCACCAGAAATCTACAGCCTCAGATACT gaaATTATGACAGTGAATTTCTCAG ACATTGACTTGGGTAAACATATCATTAGTATTGCTGAACAAATGAAAATCACTGAAGTTAAAGAATTTGTTCGGAAGAATGGTATGGAGGAAACCAAGATAGATGAGATCAAGCATGACAACCCCCAAGATACGGCTGAACAGAAGGTCCAGCTGCTCCGCAATTGGTATCAAAGTCATGGGAAGAAAGACGCATACGGCACTTTGATTAAAAGTCTCAGAAGAGCCAAGCTTCATGCTCTTGCAGAGAGAATTCAGGATATAGTCCAGAAAGACATTACTAATGAACGTGAGAATGCAAACTTgcacaatgaaaatgaaagcttGGTTTAA
- the FAS gene encoding tumor necrosis factor receptor superfamily member 6 isoform X3, with product MADSDSELLKLTKNITNTKSCDEGMHREHEFCCQPCSPGERKKEDCDINGGAPKCELCSEGEEYTDTNHHSYKCRRCGVCDGEHGLEVEKTCTRKQNTKCRCKPNFFCNVSLCEHCNPCTTCEHGIIEKCTPTSNTKCREGSRSNLHSLWALLILIPVSAVIYREVKRRHRSKKMGHQKSTASDTEIMTVNFSDIDLGKHIISIAEQMKITEVKEFVRKNGMEETKIDEIKHDNPQDTAEQKVQLLRNWYQSHGKKDAYGTLIKSLRRAKLHALAERIQDIVQKDITNERENANLHNENESLV from the exons ATGGCTGATAGCGACTCTGAGTTGCTGAAACTGACAAAGAATATTACTAACACAAAGAGCTGCGATGAAGGCATGCATCGTGAGCATGAATTTTGTTGTCAGCCATGTTCTCCTG GTGAACGGAAAAAAGAAGATTGTGACATCAATGGGGGCGCACCAAAATGTGAGCTCTGCTCGGAGGGGGAGGAGTACACAGACACGAACCATCATTCTTATAAATGCAGAAGATGTGGAGTTTGTGATGGAGAACATG GCCTGGAAGTGGAAAAAACCTGTACCAGGAAACAGAATACCAAGTGCAGATGTAAACCAAACTTTTTTTGTAACGTTTCCCTGTGCGAACACTGTAACCCTTGCACCAC GTGTGAACATGGAATCATTGAGAAATGCACACCAACCAGCAACACCAAGTGCAGAGAag GATCCAGATCCAACTTACACAGTTTATGGGCCCTCCTGATCCTCATTCCAGTATCTGCAGTAATATACAGGG AGGTGAAAAGACGGCACAGGAGTAAAAAGATGGGTCACCAGAAATCTACAGCCTCAGATACT gaaATTATGACAGTGAATTTCTCAG ACATTGACTTGGGTAAACATATCATTAGTATTGCTGAACAAATGAAAATCACTGAAGTTAAAGAATTTGTTCGGAAGAATGGTATGGAGGAAACCAAGATAGATGAGATCAAGCATGACAACCCCCAAGATACGGCTGAACAGAAGGTCCAGCTGCTCCGCAATTGGTATCAAAGTCATGGGAAGAAAGACGCATACGGCACTTTGATTAAAAGTCTCAGAAGAGCCAAGCTTCATGCTCTTGCAGAGAGAATTCAGGATATAGTCCAGAAAGACATTACTAATGAACGTGAGAATGCAAACTTgcacaatgaaaatgaaagcttGGTTTAA
- the FAS gene encoding tumor necrosis factor receptor superfamily member 6 isoform X2, whose product MSEIWVLLPLIFTFIAGPLSAGGNVHMADSDSELLKLTKNITNTKSCDEGMHREHEFCCQPCSPGERKKEDCDINGGAPKCELCSEGEEYTDTNHHSYKCRRCGVCDGEHGLEVEKTCTRKQNTKCRCKPNFFCNVSLCEHCNPCTTCEHGIIEKCTPTSNTKCREEVKRRHRSKKMGHQKSTASDTEIMTVNFSDIDLGKHIISIAEQMKITEVKEFVRKNGMEETKIDEIKHDNPQDTAEQKVQLLRNWYQSHGKKDAYGTLIKSLRRAKLHALAERIQDIVQKDITNERENANLHNENESLV is encoded by the exons ATATTTACCTTTATTGCTGGACCGTTGTCTGCAGGTGGTAACGTCCATATGGCTGATAGCGACTCTGAGTTGCTGAAACTGACAAAGAATATTACTAACACAAAGAGCTGCGATGAAGGCATGCATCGTGAGCATGAATTTTGTTGTCAGCCATGTTCTCCTG GTGAACGGAAAAAAGAAGATTGTGACATCAATGGGGGCGCACCAAAATGTGAGCTCTGCTCGGAGGGGGAGGAGTACACAGACACGAACCATCATTCTTATAAATGCAGAAGATGTGGAGTTTGTGATGGAGAACATG GCCTGGAAGTGGAAAAAACCTGTACCAGGAAACAGAATACCAAGTGCAGATGTAAACCAAACTTTTTTTGTAACGTTTCCCTGTGCGAACACTGTAACCCTTGCACCAC GTGTGAACATGGAATCATTGAGAAATGCACACCAACCAGCAACACCAAGTGCAGAGAag AGGTGAAAAGACGGCACAGGAGTAAAAAGATGGGTCACCAGAAATCTACAGCCTCAGATACT gaaATTATGACAGTGAATTTCTCAG ACATTGACTTGGGTAAACATATCATTAGTATTGCTGAACAAATGAAAATCACTGAAGTTAAAGAATTTGTTCGGAAGAATGGTATGGAGGAAACCAAGATAGATGAGATCAAGCATGACAACCCCCAAGATACGGCTGAACAGAAGGTCCAGCTGCTCCGCAATTGGTATCAAAGTCATGGGAAGAAAGACGCATACGGCACTTTGATTAAAAGTCTCAGAAGAGCCAAGCTTCATGCTCTTGCAGAGAGAATTCAGGATATAGTCCAGAAAGACATTACTAATGAACGTGAGAATGCAAACTTgcacaatgaaaatgaaagcttGGTTTAA
- the FAS gene encoding tumor necrosis factor receptor superfamily member 6 isoform X4 has protein sequence MSEIWVLLPLIFTFIAGPLSAGGNVHMADSDSELLKLTKNITNTKSCDEGMHREHEFCCQPCSPGERKKEDCDINGGAPKCELCSEGEEYTDTNHHSYKCRRCGVCDGEHGLEVEKTCTRKQNTKCRCKPNFFCNVSLCEHCNPCTTCEHGIIEKCTPTSNTKCREGSRSNLHSLWALLILIPVSAVIYREVKRRHRSKKMGHQKSTASDTEIMTVNFSDL, from the exons ATATTTACCTTTATTGCTGGACCGTTGTCTGCAGGTGGTAACGTCCATATGGCTGATAGCGACTCTGAGTTGCTGAAACTGACAAAGAATATTACTAACACAAAGAGCTGCGATGAAGGCATGCATCGTGAGCATGAATTTTGTTGTCAGCCATGTTCTCCTG GTGAACGGAAAAAAGAAGATTGTGACATCAATGGGGGCGCACCAAAATGTGAGCTCTGCTCGGAGGGGGAGGAGTACACAGACACGAACCATCATTCTTATAAATGCAGAAGATGTGGAGTTTGTGATGGAGAACATG GCCTGGAAGTGGAAAAAACCTGTACCAGGAAACAGAATACCAAGTGCAGATGTAAACCAAACTTTTTTTGTAACGTTTCCCTGTGCGAACACTGTAACCCTTGCACCAC GTGTGAACATGGAATCATTGAGAAATGCACACCAACCAGCAACACCAAGTGCAGAGAag GATCCAGATCCAACTTACACAGTTTATGGGCCCTCCTGATCCTCATTCCAGTATCTGCAGTAATATACAGGG AGGTGAAAAGACGGCACAGGAGTAAAAAGATGGGTCACCAGAAATCTACAGCCTCAGATACT gaaATTATGACAGTGAATTTCTCAG atctctag